The following coding sequences are from one Thunnus maccoyii chromosome 17, fThuMac1.1, whole genome shotgun sequence window:
- the ankrd6b gene encoding ankyrin repeat domain-containing protein 6b isoform X5, translated as MSQQDAAEVLALSERLLIASHKGQADNVVQLINKGAKVAVTKGEQTALHRAAVVGNSDVISALIQEGCALDRQDKDGNTALHEVSWHGFSQSVKLLVKAGANVHAKNKAGNTALHLACQNGHAQSSKVLLLGGSRPDSKNHAGDTCLHVAARYNHVAMIRILLGAFCSVSEKNLAGDTPLHVAAALNHKKTVRLLLEAGADSRICNNAGQTALDQAREHNNPDVALLLTKAPQVQSFVRGRSLRKRRDKLKAEGRAQSVPRDEMLPCKDSASAADDTQSSDRAACKHAEVTESNTRKGKNRKQKEKPSLSDPLRRRETRNSEAFHRRKGKLRGISPHASIPPHNYKAYQLYTLYRGKDGKIMQAPLNGCRCEPLISKLENQLEATKEEMKTEIHTVQDLMNSKMGQLDRKNKHQIRALDKMTVERVSAERSECVQRIEQKAMQERLETEKRQQASLVSELKSWCLSKLQNMEGRVTGDPSSTKLQRSSSVAEGLNDAEGAGLTVLPATQGGSSQCLELQDSPALLHSSRAEASVAEGGSANHYFVVHVESSPDGDKAHNADITSPAAARSPLMSTQVVRPKERTTISAKPQDLQDVDLTVCGVSSSRRHRASSLSPATERRCSSSRTDSRLRERERGRDRGKHHKKHSQGRTKSRGAAGVKTLEVFGDQPSEPSFAQEKDNMHALEVTQYFFEAVSTQMERWYERKVQEARWQADQRAQADRAALIERITYLEDELRMLRTNRHDDC; from the exons GGGGAGCAGACGGCGTTACACCGGGCTGCAGTCGTGGGAAACAGTGACGTTATCAGCGCTCTCATCCAGGAAGGGTGTGCACTGGACAGGCAGGACAAG GATGGCAACACGGCTCTCCATGAGGTGTCCTGGCACGGCTTCAGTCAGTCTGTCAAACTGCTGGTGAAGGCTGGAGCCAACGTTCACGCTAAAAACAAG gcaGGAAACACAGCTCTCCACCTTGCATGTCAGAACGGTCACGCTCAGAGCTCCAAGGTTCTTCTACTGGGAGGCTCCAGGCCCGACAGCAAGAACCAT GCAGGAGATACATGTCTGCATGTAGCGGCCCGTTACAACCATGTGGCTATGATCCGCATCCTGCTGGGAGCCTTTTGCTCCGTGTCAGAGAAGAACCTG gctggGGACACACCGCTACACGTGGCAGCTGCTCTGAATCACAAGAAGACAGTACGTCTACTGCTGGAGGCAGGAGCTGACAGCCGCATCTGCAACAAT gcaGGTCAGACAGCTTTGGACCAGGCCAGAGAACACAACAACCCAGACGTGGCTCTTCTCCTGACCAAAGCTCCACAG gtgcaGAGCTTTGTGCGTGGCAGGAGcttgaggaagaggagagacaaGCTAAAGGCAGAGGGCAGAGCTCAGTCTGTGCCCAGAGATGAGATGCTGCCCTGTAAG GACAGTGCATCTgctgcagatgacacacagagcagtgacCGAGCCGCCTGCAAACACGCTGAGGTGACCGAGTCAAACACCAGGAAGGGAAAGAACaggaagcagaaagaaaag CCATCATTGTCAGACCCCCTCCGCCGCAGAGAGACCAGGAACAGTGAAGCCTTTCACAGGAGGAAAGGCAAACTGCGAGGAATCTCGCCTCATGCATCCATCCCTCCACACAACTATAAGGCCTATCAGCTCTACACGCTGTACCGAGGAAAGGATGGCAAAATCATGCAG GCTCCTCTGAACGGCTGCCGCTGTGAGCCTCTCATCAGTAAACTGGAGAACCAGCTGGAGGCCACTAAGGAAGAGATGAAGACCGAGATCCACACTGTGCAGGACCTGATGAACAGCAAGATGGGCCAGCTGGACCGCAAGAACAAGCACCAG ATACGAGCTCTTGATAAGATGACAGTGGAGAGAGTGTCAGCAGAGAGGAGCGAGTGTGTGCAGAGGATCGAACAGAAGGCCATGCAGGAGAGactggagacagagaagagacag CAGGCGTCCCTGGTCAGTGAGCTGAAGAGCTGGTGTCTGTCCAAGCTGCAGAACATGGAGGGTCGTGTCACAGGAGACCCCAGCAGCACCAAGCTGCAGcgctcctcctctgtggcagaGGGCCTGAACGATGCAGAAGGAGCCGGCCTCACCGTACTGCCTGCCACCCAGGGAGGCAGCTCCCAGTGCCTGGAGCTCCAGGACAGCCCTGCACTCCTACACTCCAGCAGGGCCGAGGCCAGCGTAGCAGAGGGCGGCTCAGCCAACCACTACTTTGTGGTTCATGTGGAGAGCTCTCCAG ATGGTGATAAGGCTCATAATGCTGACATCACCTCTCCTGCAGCAGCCAGGAGCCCACTCATGTCTACCCAGGTGGTTCGTCCAAAGGAGCGCACGACGATCTCTGCAAAGCCTCAGGACCTGCAGGATGTGGACTTGACGGTGTGCGgggtgagcagcagcaggaggcaCAGGGCCAGCAGTCTGTCTCCGGCCACAGAGCGccgctgcagcagcagcaggactgaCAGCAGGctcagagagagggagcgaggcCGGGACAGAGGGAAGCACCACAAGAAGCATTCACAGGGCAGGACTAAGTCTAGAGGGGCCGCAGGGGTCAAGACCCTGGAGGTCTTCGGAGACCAACCCAGCGAGCCCTCCTTCGCTCAGGAGAAGGACAACATGCACGCTCTGGAGGTGACGCAGTACTTCTTCGAGGCGGTGTCGACGCAGATGGAGCGCTGGTATGAGAGGAAGGTGCAGGAGGCTCGCTGGCAGGCTGATCAGAGGGCTCAGGCCGACAGAGCGGCACTGATCGAGAGGATCACATATCTGGAGGACGAACTCCGCATGCTAAGGACTAACAGACATGATGACTGCTGA
- the ankrd6b gene encoding ankyrin repeat domain-containing protein 6b isoform X4, with amino-acid sequence MSQQDAAEVLALSERLLIASHKGQADNVVQLINKGAKVAVTKYGRSPLHLAAYKGHIEVVRILLKAGCDLDIQDDGEQTALHRAAVVGNSDVISALIQEGCALDRQDKDGNTALHEVSWHGFSQSVKLLVKAGANVHAKNKAGNTALHLACQNGHAQSSKVLLLGGSRPDSKNHAGDTCLHVAARYNHVAMIRILLGAFCSVSEKNLAGDTPLHVAAALNHKKTVRLLLEAGADSRICNNAGQTALDQAREHNNPDVALLLTKAPQVQSFVRGRSLRKRRDKLKAEGRAQSVPRDEMLPCKDSASAADDTQSSDRAACKHAEVTESNTRKGKNRKQKEKPSLSDPLRRRETRNSEAFHRRKGKLRGISPHASIPPHNYKAYQLYTLYRGKDGKIMQAPLNGCRCEPLISKLENQLEATKEEMKTEIHTVQDLMNSKMGQLDRKNKHQIRALDKMTVERVSAERSECVQRIEQKAMQERLETEKRQQASLVSELKSWCLSKLQNMEGRVTGDPSSTKLQRSSSVAEGLNDAEGAGLTVLPATQGGSSQCLELQDSPALLHSSRAEASVAEGGSANHYFVVHVESSPARSPLMSTQVVRPKERTTISAKPQDLQDVDLTVCGVSSSRRHRASSLSPATERRCSSSRTDSRLRERERGRDRGKHHKKHSQGRTKSRGAAGVKTLEVFGDQPSEPSFAQEKDNMHALEVTQYFFEAVSTQMERWYERKVQEARWQADQRAQADRAALIERITYLEDELRMLRTNRHDDC; translated from the exons TATGGCAGAAGCCCCCTGCACTTGGCTGCCTACAAAGGCCACATTGAGGTTGTGCGTATCCTGCTCAAAGCTGGCTGCGACCTGGACATCCAAGACGAT GGGGAGCAGACGGCGTTACACCGGGCTGCAGTCGTGGGAAACAGTGACGTTATCAGCGCTCTCATCCAGGAAGGGTGTGCACTGGACAGGCAGGACAAG GATGGCAACACGGCTCTCCATGAGGTGTCCTGGCACGGCTTCAGTCAGTCTGTCAAACTGCTGGTGAAGGCTGGAGCCAACGTTCACGCTAAAAACAAG gcaGGAAACACAGCTCTCCACCTTGCATGTCAGAACGGTCACGCTCAGAGCTCCAAGGTTCTTCTACTGGGAGGCTCCAGGCCCGACAGCAAGAACCAT GCAGGAGATACATGTCTGCATGTAGCGGCCCGTTACAACCATGTGGCTATGATCCGCATCCTGCTGGGAGCCTTTTGCTCCGTGTCAGAGAAGAACCTG gctggGGACACACCGCTACACGTGGCAGCTGCTCTGAATCACAAGAAGACAGTACGTCTACTGCTGGAGGCAGGAGCTGACAGCCGCATCTGCAACAAT gcaGGTCAGACAGCTTTGGACCAGGCCAGAGAACACAACAACCCAGACGTGGCTCTTCTCCTGACCAAAGCTCCACAG gtgcaGAGCTTTGTGCGTGGCAGGAGcttgaggaagaggagagacaaGCTAAAGGCAGAGGGCAGAGCTCAGTCTGTGCCCAGAGATGAGATGCTGCCCTGTAAG GACAGTGCATCTgctgcagatgacacacagagcagtgacCGAGCCGCCTGCAAACACGCTGAGGTGACCGAGTCAAACACCAGGAAGGGAAAGAACaggaagcagaaagaaaag CCATCATTGTCAGACCCCCTCCGCCGCAGAGAGACCAGGAACAGTGAAGCCTTTCACAGGAGGAAAGGCAAACTGCGAGGAATCTCGCCTCATGCATCCATCCCTCCACACAACTATAAGGCCTATCAGCTCTACACGCTGTACCGAGGAAAGGATGGCAAAATCATGCAG GCTCCTCTGAACGGCTGCCGCTGTGAGCCTCTCATCAGTAAACTGGAGAACCAGCTGGAGGCCACTAAGGAAGAGATGAAGACCGAGATCCACACTGTGCAGGACCTGATGAACAGCAAGATGGGCCAGCTGGACCGCAAGAACAAGCACCAG ATACGAGCTCTTGATAAGATGACAGTGGAGAGAGTGTCAGCAGAGAGGAGCGAGTGTGTGCAGAGGATCGAACAGAAGGCCATGCAGGAGAGactggagacagagaagagacag CAGGCGTCCCTGGTCAGTGAGCTGAAGAGCTGGTGTCTGTCCAAGCTGCAGAACATGGAGGGTCGTGTCACAGGAGACCCCAGCAGCACCAAGCTGCAGcgctcctcctctgtggcagaGGGCCTGAACGATGCAGAAGGAGCCGGCCTCACCGTACTGCCTGCCACCCAGGGAGGCAGCTCCCAGTGCCTGGAGCTCCAGGACAGCCCTGCACTCCTACACTCCAGCAGGGCCGAGGCCAGCGTAGCAGAGGGCGGCTCAGCCAACCACTACTTTGTGGTTCATGTGGAGAGCTCTCCAG CCAGGAGCCCACTCATGTCTACCCAGGTGGTTCGTCCAAAGGAGCGCACGACGATCTCTGCAAAGCCTCAGGACCTGCAGGATGTGGACTTGACGGTGTGCGgggtgagcagcagcaggaggcaCAGGGCCAGCAGTCTGTCTCCGGCCACAGAGCGccgctgcagcagcagcaggactgaCAGCAGGctcagagagagggagcgaggcCGGGACAGAGGGAAGCACCACAAGAAGCATTCACAGGGCAGGACTAAGTCTAGAGGGGCCGCAGGGGTCAAGACCCTGGAGGTCTTCGGAGACCAACCCAGCGAGCCCTCCTTCGCTCAGGAGAAGGACAACATGCACGCTCTGGAGGTGACGCAGTACTTCTTCGAGGCGGTGTCGACGCAGATGGAGCGCTGGTATGAGAGGAAGGTGCAGGAGGCTCGCTGGCAGGCTGATCAGAGGGCTCAGGCCGACAGAGCGGCACTGATCGAGAGGATCACATATCTGGAGGACGAACTCCGCATGCTAAGGACTAACAGACATGATGACTGCTGA
- the ankrd6b gene encoding ankyrin repeat domain-containing protein 6b isoform X3 — protein MSQQDAAEVLALSERLLIASHKGQADNVVQLINKGAKVAVTKYGRSPLHLAAYKGHIEVVRILLKAGCDLDIQDDGEQTALHRAAVVGNSDVISALIQEGCALDRQDKDGNTALHEVSWHGFSQSVKLLVKAGANVHAKNKAGNTALHLACQNGHAQSSKVLLLGGSRPDSKNHAGDTCLHVAARYNHVAMIRILLGAFCSVSEKNLAGDTPLHVAAALNHKKTVRLLLEAGADSRICNNAGQTALDQAREHNNPDVALLLTKAPQVQSFVRGRSLRKRRDKLKAEGRAQSVPRDEMLPCKDSASAADDTQSSDRAACKHAEVTESNTRKGKNRKQKEKPSLSDPLRRRETRNSEAFHRRKGKLRGISPHASIPPHNYKAYQLYTLYRGKDGKIMQAPLNGCRCEPLISKLENQLEATKEEMKTEIHTVQDLMNSKMGQLDRKNKHQIRALDKMTVERVSAERSECVQRIEQKAMQERLETEKRQQASLVSELKSWCLSKLQNMEGRVTGDPSSTKLQRSSSVAEGLNDAEGAGLTVLPATQGGSSQCLELQDSPALLHSSRAEASVAEGGSANHYFVVHVESSPAARSPLMSTQVVRPKERTTISAKPQDLQDVDLTVCGVSSSRRHRASSLSPATERRCSSSRTDSRLRERERGRDRGKHHKKHSQGRTKSRGAAGVKTLEVFGDQPSEPSFAQEKDNMHALEVTQYFFEAVSTQMERWYERKVQEARWQADQRAQADRAALIERITYLEDELRMLRTNRHDDC, from the exons TATGGCAGAAGCCCCCTGCACTTGGCTGCCTACAAAGGCCACATTGAGGTTGTGCGTATCCTGCTCAAAGCTGGCTGCGACCTGGACATCCAAGACGAT GGGGAGCAGACGGCGTTACACCGGGCTGCAGTCGTGGGAAACAGTGACGTTATCAGCGCTCTCATCCAGGAAGGGTGTGCACTGGACAGGCAGGACAAG GATGGCAACACGGCTCTCCATGAGGTGTCCTGGCACGGCTTCAGTCAGTCTGTCAAACTGCTGGTGAAGGCTGGAGCCAACGTTCACGCTAAAAACAAG gcaGGAAACACAGCTCTCCACCTTGCATGTCAGAACGGTCACGCTCAGAGCTCCAAGGTTCTTCTACTGGGAGGCTCCAGGCCCGACAGCAAGAACCAT GCAGGAGATACATGTCTGCATGTAGCGGCCCGTTACAACCATGTGGCTATGATCCGCATCCTGCTGGGAGCCTTTTGCTCCGTGTCAGAGAAGAACCTG gctggGGACACACCGCTACACGTGGCAGCTGCTCTGAATCACAAGAAGACAGTACGTCTACTGCTGGAGGCAGGAGCTGACAGCCGCATCTGCAACAAT gcaGGTCAGACAGCTTTGGACCAGGCCAGAGAACACAACAACCCAGACGTGGCTCTTCTCCTGACCAAAGCTCCACAG gtgcaGAGCTTTGTGCGTGGCAGGAGcttgaggaagaggagagacaaGCTAAAGGCAGAGGGCAGAGCTCAGTCTGTGCCCAGAGATGAGATGCTGCCCTGTAAG GACAGTGCATCTgctgcagatgacacacagagcagtgacCGAGCCGCCTGCAAACACGCTGAGGTGACCGAGTCAAACACCAGGAAGGGAAAGAACaggaagcagaaagaaaag CCATCATTGTCAGACCCCCTCCGCCGCAGAGAGACCAGGAACAGTGAAGCCTTTCACAGGAGGAAAGGCAAACTGCGAGGAATCTCGCCTCATGCATCCATCCCTCCACACAACTATAAGGCCTATCAGCTCTACACGCTGTACCGAGGAAAGGATGGCAAAATCATGCAG GCTCCTCTGAACGGCTGCCGCTGTGAGCCTCTCATCAGTAAACTGGAGAACCAGCTGGAGGCCACTAAGGAAGAGATGAAGACCGAGATCCACACTGTGCAGGACCTGATGAACAGCAAGATGGGCCAGCTGGACCGCAAGAACAAGCACCAG ATACGAGCTCTTGATAAGATGACAGTGGAGAGAGTGTCAGCAGAGAGGAGCGAGTGTGTGCAGAGGATCGAACAGAAGGCCATGCAGGAGAGactggagacagagaagagacag CAGGCGTCCCTGGTCAGTGAGCTGAAGAGCTGGTGTCTGTCCAAGCTGCAGAACATGGAGGGTCGTGTCACAGGAGACCCCAGCAGCACCAAGCTGCAGcgctcctcctctgtggcagaGGGCCTGAACGATGCAGAAGGAGCCGGCCTCACCGTACTGCCTGCCACCCAGGGAGGCAGCTCCCAGTGCCTGGAGCTCCAGGACAGCCCTGCACTCCTACACTCCAGCAGGGCCGAGGCCAGCGTAGCAGAGGGCGGCTCAGCCAACCACTACTTTGTGGTTCATGTGGAGAGCTCTCCAG CAGCCAGGAGCCCACTCATGTCTACCCAGGTGGTTCGTCCAAAGGAGCGCACGACGATCTCTGCAAAGCCTCAGGACCTGCAGGATGTGGACTTGACGGTGTGCGgggtgagcagcagcaggaggcaCAGGGCCAGCAGTCTGTCTCCGGCCACAGAGCGccgctgcagcagcagcaggactgaCAGCAGGctcagagagagggagcgaggcCGGGACAGAGGGAAGCACCACAAGAAGCATTCACAGGGCAGGACTAAGTCTAGAGGGGCCGCAGGGGTCAAGACCCTGGAGGTCTTCGGAGACCAACCCAGCGAGCCCTCCTTCGCTCAGGAGAAGGACAACATGCACGCTCTGGAGGTGACGCAGTACTTCTTCGAGGCGGTGTCGACGCAGATGGAGCGCTGGTATGAGAGGAAGGTGCAGGAGGCTCGCTGGCAGGCTGATCAGAGGGCTCAGGCCGACAGAGCGGCACTGATCGAGAGGATCACATATCTGGAGGACGAACTCCGCATGCTAAGGACTAACAGACATGATGACTGCTGA
- the ankrd6b gene encoding ankyrin repeat domain-containing protein 6b isoform X2: MSQQDAAEVLALSERLLIASHKGQADNVVQLINKGAKVAVTKYGRSPLHLAAYKGHIEVVRILLKAGCDLDIQDDGEQTALHRAAVVGNSDVISALIQEGCALDRQDKDGNTALHEVSWHGFSQSVKLLVKAGANVHAKNKAGNTALHLACQNGHAQSSKVLLLGGSRPDSKNHAGDTCLHVAARYNHVAMIRILLGAFCSVSEKNLAGDTPLHVAAALNHKKTVRLLLEAGADSRICNNAGQTALDQAREHNNPDVALLLTKAPQVQSFVRGRSLRKRRDKLKAEGRAQSVPRDEMLPCKDSASAADDTQSSDRAACKHAEVTESNTRKGKNRKQKEKPSLSDPLRRRETRNSEAFHRRKGKLRGISPHASIPPHNYKAYQLYTLYRGKDGKIMQAPLNGCRCEPLISKLENQLEATKEEMKTEIHTVQDLMNSKMGQLDRKNKHQIRALDKMTVERVSAERSECVQRIEQKAMQERLETEKRQASLVSELKSWCLSKLQNMEGRVTGDPSSTKLQRSSSVAEGLNDAEGAGLTVLPATQGGSSQCLELQDSPALLHSSRAEASVAEGGSANHYFVVHVESSPDGDKAHNADITSPAAARSPLMSTQVVRPKERTTISAKPQDLQDVDLTVCGVSSSRRHRASSLSPATERRCSSSRTDSRLRERERGRDRGKHHKKHSQGRTKSRGAAGVKTLEVFGDQPSEPSFAQEKDNMHALEVTQYFFEAVSTQMERWYERKVQEARWQADQRAQADRAALIERITYLEDELRMLRTNRHDDC; this comes from the exons TATGGCAGAAGCCCCCTGCACTTGGCTGCCTACAAAGGCCACATTGAGGTTGTGCGTATCCTGCTCAAAGCTGGCTGCGACCTGGACATCCAAGACGAT GGGGAGCAGACGGCGTTACACCGGGCTGCAGTCGTGGGAAACAGTGACGTTATCAGCGCTCTCATCCAGGAAGGGTGTGCACTGGACAGGCAGGACAAG GATGGCAACACGGCTCTCCATGAGGTGTCCTGGCACGGCTTCAGTCAGTCTGTCAAACTGCTGGTGAAGGCTGGAGCCAACGTTCACGCTAAAAACAAG gcaGGAAACACAGCTCTCCACCTTGCATGTCAGAACGGTCACGCTCAGAGCTCCAAGGTTCTTCTACTGGGAGGCTCCAGGCCCGACAGCAAGAACCAT GCAGGAGATACATGTCTGCATGTAGCGGCCCGTTACAACCATGTGGCTATGATCCGCATCCTGCTGGGAGCCTTTTGCTCCGTGTCAGAGAAGAACCTG gctggGGACACACCGCTACACGTGGCAGCTGCTCTGAATCACAAGAAGACAGTACGTCTACTGCTGGAGGCAGGAGCTGACAGCCGCATCTGCAACAAT gcaGGTCAGACAGCTTTGGACCAGGCCAGAGAACACAACAACCCAGACGTGGCTCTTCTCCTGACCAAAGCTCCACAG gtgcaGAGCTTTGTGCGTGGCAGGAGcttgaggaagaggagagacaaGCTAAAGGCAGAGGGCAGAGCTCAGTCTGTGCCCAGAGATGAGATGCTGCCCTGTAAG GACAGTGCATCTgctgcagatgacacacagagcagtgacCGAGCCGCCTGCAAACACGCTGAGGTGACCGAGTCAAACACCAGGAAGGGAAAGAACaggaagcagaaagaaaag CCATCATTGTCAGACCCCCTCCGCCGCAGAGAGACCAGGAACAGTGAAGCCTTTCACAGGAGGAAAGGCAAACTGCGAGGAATCTCGCCTCATGCATCCATCCCTCCACACAACTATAAGGCCTATCAGCTCTACACGCTGTACCGAGGAAAGGATGGCAAAATCATGCAG GCTCCTCTGAACGGCTGCCGCTGTGAGCCTCTCATCAGTAAACTGGAGAACCAGCTGGAGGCCACTAAGGAAGAGATGAAGACCGAGATCCACACTGTGCAGGACCTGATGAACAGCAAGATGGGCCAGCTGGACCGCAAGAACAAGCACCAG ATACGAGCTCTTGATAAGATGACAGTGGAGAGAGTGTCAGCAGAGAGGAGCGAGTGTGTGCAGAGGATCGAACAGAAGGCCATGCAGGAGAGactggagacagagaagagacag GCGTCCCTGGTCAGTGAGCTGAAGAGCTGGTGTCTGTCCAAGCTGCAGAACATGGAGGGTCGTGTCACAGGAGACCCCAGCAGCACCAAGCTGCAGcgctcctcctctgtggcagaGGGCCTGAACGATGCAGAAGGAGCCGGCCTCACCGTACTGCCTGCCACCCAGGGAGGCAGCTCCCAGTGCCTGGAGCTCCAGGACAGCCCTGCACTCCTACACTCCAGCAGGGCCGAGGCCAGCGTAGCAGAGGGCGGCTCAGCCAACCACTACTTTGTGGTTCATGTGGAGAGCTCTCCAG ATGGTGATAAGGCTCATAATGCTGACATCACCTCTCCTGCAGCAGCCAGGAGCCCACTCATGTCTACCCAGGTGGTTCGTCCAAAGGAGCGCACGACGATCTCTGCAAAGCCTCAGGACCTGCAGGATGTGGACTTGACGGTGTGCGgggtgagcagcagcaggaggcaCAGGGCCAGCAGTCTGTCTCCGGCCACAGAGCGccgctgcagcagcagcaggactgaCAGCAGGctcagagagagggagcgaggcCGGGACAGAGGGAAGCACCACAAGAAGCATTCACAGGGCAGGACTAAGTCTAGAGGGGCCGCAGGGGTCAAGACCCTGGAGGTCTTCGGAGACCAACCCAGCGAGCCCTCCTTCGCTCAGGAGAAGGACAACATGCACGCTCTGGAGGTGACGCAGTACTTCTTCGAGGCGGTGTCGACGCAGATGGAGCGCTGGTATGAGAGGAAGGTGCAGGAGGCTCGCTGGCAGGCTGATCAGAGGGCTCAGGCCGACAGAGCGGCACTGATCGAGAGGATCACATATCTGGAGGACGAACTCCGCATGCTAAGGACTAACAGACATGATGACTGCTGA